In Xenorhabdus nematophila ATCC 19061, one DNA window encodes the following:
- a CDS encoding lysis protein, whose product MMKKMLAAIAPVAFWGFLIVSVFLIVMENDKLKKENGRLSDSLTAQIALNHSQQEKISRLAELDTKHTQALAHAKSEIDTLHNAARAHPERVYIKATCPASDPAVTARVDNAATARPTDAAVRNYWLLRERAATAGQMILGLQEYIKSQCQ is encoded by the coding sequence ATGATGAAAAAAATGCTGGCCGCGATTGCGCCTGTAGCCTTTTGGGGTTTCCTTATTGTTTCAGTATTCCTTATCGTTATGGAGAACGACAAGCTCAAGAAAGAAAACGGCAGGCTATCAGATTCATTGACGGCACAAATCGCCCTTAACCACAGCCAGCAGGAAAAAATCAGCCGACTGGCTGAACTGGATACCAAACATACACAGGCGCTTGCCCATGCTAAATCTGAAATTGATACTTTGCATAATGCTGCCCGTGCTCATCCTGAACGGGTGTACATCAAAGCCACCTGTCCAGCCAGCGATCCCGCCGTCACCGCCCGCGTGGATAATGCAGCCACCGCCCGACCTACTGACGCCGCTGTCAGAAATTATTGGTTACTCAGAGAACGCGCAGCAACCGCAGGACAAATGATTTTAGGATTGCAGGAATATATTAAGAGTCAGTGTCAATGA
- a CDS encoding terminase ATPase subunit family protein yields the protein MKIINDFDPRKQAMHLYFSGYRVARIAEMLNENATTIHSWKRRDKWDDVTPFERVELSLEVRLCQLIAKEQKEGKDFKEIDLLYRQLERQARINKYSHGGGNEADLNPKIANRNKGGRKPPEKNVFSEEQIEKLDALFQANMFGYQKVWYQSGLQNSIRNILKSRQIGATYFFAREALMDALTTGRNQVFLSASKAQAHVFKEYILDMAREVDVELRGDPITLSNGATLYFLGTNARTAQSYHGNLYLDEYFWIPRFQELRKVASGMAIHKKWRQTYFSTPSSLTHSAYPFWSGKLINRGRAKADRIEIDISHDVLAEGVLCGDDQWRQIVTLEDAIQGGCDLFDIDRLRRQYSPDEYQNLLMCEFMDDIESIFSLQLMQGCMVDSWEIWHDVQPLMLRPYGYHPVWIGYDPAKGGENGDSAGCVVIAPPQVPGGKFRILERHQWRGMDFRAQSDAIRQLTEQYNVEYIGIDSTGIGHGVYQNVKEFFPAAREFVYNPSVKNALVLKAWDIIHHRRLEFDAGHTDIAQSFMAIRRATTASGNRPTYEASRSEEASHADLAWATMHALFNEPITGDTPQHRNIVEVY from the coding sequence ATGAAAATCATCAATGACTTTGATCCCCGAAAACAAGCCATGCACCTGTACTTTAGCGGGTACCGGGTGGCACGCATTGCGGAAATGCTCAATGAGAACGCGACGACTATCCACAGCTGGAAACGCCGCGACAAATGGGACGATGTGACGCCGTTTGAGCGGGTTGAGTTGTCGCTGGAAGTGCGGCTGTGCCAGTTGATTGCCAAGGAGCAGAAGGAGGGCAAGGACTTTAAGGAAATTGACCTGCTGTACCGCCAGCTGGAGCGGCAGGCGCGCATCAACAAATACAGCCACGGCGGCGGCAATGAAGCCGATCTGAATCCGAAGATTGCCAACCGCAACAAGGGCGGGCGCAAGCCACCAGAAAAAAATGTATTCAGTGAAGAACAGATCGAAAAACTGGACGCCCTCTTTCAGGCGAACATGTTCGGTTACCAGAAAGTATGGTATCAGTCTGGTCTGCAAAACAGTATCCGTAATATCCTGAAATCCCGCCAGATTGGCGCGACCTACTTTTTCGCCCGCGAAGCGTTGATGGATGCGCTGACGACCGGCCGCAATCAGGTTTTTCTGTCGGCCAGTAAGGCACAGGCCCATGTCTTTAAAGAGTACATTCTGGATATGGCACGGGAAGTGGATGTCGAACTGCGCGGCGACCCCATCACTTTAAGCAACGGGGCCACGCTCTATTTTCTCGGCACCAATGCCCGCACCGCGCAAAGCTACCACGGCAATCTCTATCTGGATGAATATTTCTGGATCCCGCGCTTTCAGGAGCTGCGCAAAGTCGCGTCCGGCATGGCGATACACAAGAAATGGCGCCAGACCTACTTTTCCACCCCGTCCAGCCTGACCCACAGCGCTTACCCGTTCTGGTCAGGCAAACTGATTAACCGGGGGCGGGCGAAGGCTGACAGGATTGAGATTGATATCAGTCATGACGTGTTGGCTGAGGGGGTGCTGTGCGGTGACGACCAGTGGCGGCAGATAGTGACGCTGGAAGATGCAATACAGGGAGGTTGCGACCTGTTTGATATCGACCGGTTACGGCGACAATACAGCCCCGACGAATACCAGAACCTGCTGATGTGTGAGTTTATGGACGATATCGAATCCATATTCTCGTTGCAACTGATGCAGGGCTGCATGGTGGACAGCTGGGAAATCTGGCACGATGTCCAGCCCCTGATGTTGCGCCCGTATGGCTACCATCCGGTCTGGATCGGCTATGATCCGGCCAAGGGTGGCGAGAACGGCGACAGTGCCGGCTGTGTGGTGATAGCACCGCCACAAGTGCCGGGCGGCAAGTTCCGCATTCTTGAGCGTCACCAGTGGCGCGGGATGGACTTTCGCGCCCAGTCGGACGCCATCCGGCAACTGACCGAACAGTATAATGTGGAATATATCGGCATTGACTCGACCGGCATCGGGCATGGGGTATACCAGAACGTGAAAGAGTTTTTTCCGGCGGCACGGGAATTTGTTTATAACCCGTCCGTTAAAAATGCCCTGGTGCTGAAAGCGTGGGACATCATCCACCATCGCCGGCTGGAATTTGACGCCGGCCACACCGACATCGCCCAGAGTTTTATGGCTATCCGCCGTGCCACGACCGCCAGCGGCAACCGTCCAACCTATGAAGCCAGCCGCAGTGAAGAAGCGAGTCATGCCGATCTGGCGTGGGCGACCATGCACGCGCTGTTTAACGAACCGATCACCGGTGACACCCCCCAACACAGAAACATTGTCGAGGTTTACTAA
- a CDS encoding DUF7301 family protein → MKKLTTANELLKSDLDTYFARRRKWWKNTRTKPYQRAFKTIKSRRDKVLRQIIKCDLAAGILILRG, encoded by the coding sequence ATGAAAAAACTCACCACAGCCAATGAATTATTGAAGAGCGATTTAGATACGTACTTTGCCCGCCGTAGAAAATGGTGGAAAAACACCCGAACTAAACCTTATCAACGTGCTTTTAAAACAATCAAGTCCCGTCGGGATAAGGTGTTGCGACAAATCATTAAATGTGACTTAGCGGCAGGCATTCTTATTCTGAGAGGATAA
- a CDS encoding phage tail protein translates to MKKPQSLRTELNTKIPFLRDNPEYLHLFVEDGAVLATLAPSLSFEYEYTLNLIIEAYPGDQNILMAVVGHWLREHQPDIFANPDNRRSGFTFDVNILNDTTADISIDLKLTERVQVTTQDGTGTVTAIPEPDNPFDRW, encoded by the coding sequence ATGAAAAAACCACAATCATTGCGCACTGAGCTGAACACGAAAATTCCCTTCCTGCGCGACAATCCTGAATACCTGCACCTGTTTGTCGAAGACGGGGCGGTGCTGGCCACGCTGGCCCCGTCCCTGTCGTTTGAGTACGAATACACCCTGAACCTGATTATCGAAGCCTATCCGGGTGACCAGAATATTTTAATGGCGGTGGTCGGCCATTGGCTGCGTGAGCACCAACCGGATATCTTTGCCAATCCCGATAACCGCCGCAGCGGCTTTACCTTTGATGTCAATATCCTTAATGACACCACCGCCGACATCAGCATTGACCTGAAACTGACAGAGCGGGTGCAGGTCACCACGCAGGACGGCACCGGCACCGTGACCGCCATCCCTGAACCTGATAACCCGTTTGACCGGTGGTGA
- a CDS encoding phage portal protein, which produces MSRKSRKRQPVQATAPAQSMEAFTFGDPIPVLDRREVFDYLECVRVDSWYEPPISFNGLAVSFRSAPHHSSAVYVKRNILTSTFVPHHLLSRQVFDSWALDFMLFGNAYLELRKNRLGQPLSLHHCPAKFTRRGEDLTTYWFVRYGYQSQPYPFETGQVFHLIEPDINQELYGLPEYLAALPSALLNESATLFRRKYYLNGSHAGYILYISDASQNISDVNNIREALKNSKGPGNFRNLFLYAPGGKKDGIQTIPLSEAAAKDEFLNIKNASRDDILAAHRVPPQMMGIIPQNTGGFGDVEKAAKVFVRNELLPLQSKMKQLNDWLGEEVIRFERYSLDDDK; this is translated from the coding sequence ATGAGCCGCAAAAGCCGCAAACGTCAGCCGGTGCAAGCCACTGCGCCCGCCCAGTCCATGGAAGCCTTTACCTTTGGCGACCCGATCCCGGTGCTGGACCGGCGCGAGGTGTTTGATTATCTGGAGTGCGTACGGGTTGACAGTTGGTATGAACCCCCTATCAGTTTTAACGGGTTGGCGGTTTCCTTCCGTTCTGCCCCGCATCACAGCAGCGCGGTGTACGTGAAACGCAATATCCTGACCAGCACCTTTGTTCCCCATCATTTGCTCAGCCGACAAGTGTTTGATTCGTGGGCGCTGGATTTTATGCTGTTCGGCAATGCCTATCTGGAACTGCGCAAGAACCGCCTCGGCCAGCCTTTGAGCCTGCACCATTGCCCGGCCAAGTTTACCCGGCGTGGGGAGGACTTGACCACCTACTGGTTTGTGCGCTACGGCTACCAGAGCCAGCCGTACCCGTTTGAAACGGGACAGGTGTTTCACCTGATTGAACCCGACATCAATCAGGAACTGTACGGTTTGCCGGAATATCTGGCGGCGCTGCCGTCAGCGTTGCTGAATGAATCGGCGACGCTGTTTCGGCGCAAGTATTACCTGAACGGCAGCCATGCCGGGTATATCCTGTATATCAGCGATGCGTCGCAAAATATTTCAGATGTCAACAATATCCGCGAGGCGCTGAAGAATTCGAAAGGGCCGGGTAATTTCCGCAACCTGTTTTTGTATGCGCCCGGCGGCAAGAAAGACGGCATTCAGACTATCCCGCTGTCTGAGGCAGCGGCCAAGGATGAGTTTCTGAATATCAAGAACGCCAGCCGGGATGACATTCTGGCCGCGCACCGCGTCCCGCCGCAGATGATGGGGATTATCCCGCAGAACACCGGCGGCTTTGGGGATGTGGAGAAAGCGGCCAAGGTGTTTGTGCGCAATGAACTGCTGCCGTTGCAAAGCAAGATGAAACAACTGAATGACTGGCTCGGGGAAGAGGTGATCCGGTTTGAGCGGTATTCACTGGATGACGACAAATAG
- a CDS encoding DUF4760 domain-containing protein — MTLDATTLQIISNAIVFLGVLVAIGTIIYNVRTAKKTQTAHFLFESRQDTQYIESLHVLKQVHRSGKSFRAYVFPPEGKSISEEEMVERRKFQYILNFYERVAVSIREGIYNEKMIKRTSFTTVVETYDIAEPLIKAIREHINSETTYQEFEWLVKRWKASPLKKNK, encoded by the coding sequence ATGACATTAGACGCAACAACGCTGCAAATCATCAGTAATGCCATTGTCTTTCTGGGTGTTCTGGTGGCCATCGGTACAATCATCTATAACGTTCGCACCGCGAAGAAAACCCAGACCGCCCATTTTTTGTTTGAGAGTCGCCAAGACACGCAGTACATAGAGTCACTGCATGTACTTAAGCAGGTGCATCGGTCAGGAAAATCCTTCCGTGCCTATGTTTTCCCTCCTGAAGGAAAATCAATCTCCGAAGAGGAAATGGTGGAACGTCGTAAATTCCAGTACATCCTTAATTTTTACGAAAGAGTGGCGGTCAGCATCCGGGAAGGGATCTATAACGAAAAGATGATAAAGCGAACCTCATTTACCACCGTGGTTGAAACTTACGATATTGCTGAACCCTTAATCAAAGCCATCAGGGAACACATCAACTCTGAAACCACTTACCAAGAATTCGAATGGCTGGTTAAGCGCTGGAAAGCCAGTCCGCTAAAGAAAAATAAGTAG
- a CDS encoding phage holin, lambda family produces MDKQPDLWAELLNGFKHSWPQISGSLLAILICYGRLIYDGVERRNRWVEPLLCGALSWGIASGLELFGIPASVSPALGGAVGFIGVEKLREFAVRAINKRLGDKPHE; encoded by the coding sequence ATGGACAAACAACCTGATCTCTGGGCGGAACTGCTCAACGGATTCAAACACTCCTGGCCGCAGATTTCCGGCTCGCTGCTGGCCATCCTGATTTGCTATGGCCGGCTGATTTATGACGGGGTCGAACGCCGCAACCGCTGGGTTGAGCCGCTGCTGTGCGGGGCGCTGTCATGGGGCATTGCCAGCGGGCTGGAACTGTTCGGCATTCCGGCCAGCGTCTCACCGGCACTCGGCGGCGCGGTCGGTTTCATTGGCGTGGAAAAGCTGCGTGAATTTGCCGTTCGCGCCATCAATAAACGTTTAGGAGATAAACCGCATGAGTAA
- a CDS encoding terminase large subunit domain-containing protein: MNNITLKLDTNIVYDIHRKFVLDLFVWQKRWKANQHHRNRFLHKCRQAGADYYFVLEALSDACRTGRNKFFMSNKELLPNFVHYVAQYFPKQQATLTENAEDIRLVTLSNGAEIRFVHENSHVAALCGDVYVSEWAWSDNPIQLVQLALNLSMHKQWKRTFYSSRGSGDNGEEVYKRFFILNRIRGERAFFDTVTLFDDTENRLDKEKIAWGLTPQAFEELYLCRLPHPRW, from the coding sequence ATGAATAACATCACCTTAAAGTTAGATACCAACATCGTTTACGACATTCACCGGAAATTTGTTTTAGACTTATTTGTCTGGCAGAAACGCTGGAAAGCTAATCAACATCACCGTAATCGCTTTTTGCATAAATGCAGACAGGCGGGTGCTGATTATTATTTCGTGCTGGAAGCGTTAAGCGATGCCTGCCGGACGGGGCGAAATAAGTTTTTTATGTCCAATAAGGAGTTATTGCCGAACTTTGTTCACTACGTTGCGCAGTATTTCCCGAAACAGCAAGCAACGTTAACCGAAAATGCTGAAGATATTCGGTTAGTGACGCTCAGTAATGGTGCTGAAATCCGCTTTGTGCATGAAAACAGCCATGTTGCAGCCCTTTGTGGCGATGTTTATGTGTCAGAGTGGGCTTGGTCGGATAACCCTATTCAGTTGGTGCAATTAGCTTTGAATCTATCAATGCATAAGCAATGGAAGAGAACGTTTTACTCCTCCAGAGGTTCAGGGGATAACGGCGAGGAGGTTTATAAGCGGTTCTTTATCCTGAATCGTATCAGAGGTGAACGCGCTTTTTTCGATACGGTCACCTTGTTTGATGATACTGAAAATCGATTGGATAAAGAAAAAATTGCCTGGGGTTTAACACCGCAGGCGTTTGAAGAGCTGTATTTGTGTCGTTTGCCTCATCCACGTTGGTGA
- a CDS encoding head completion/stabilization protein gives MDFIAPQPAKETDETISSDPFFPAVRLVRYRDEMRTDGTVTPARLKQAIANAIVEANRELNRWRLVNVAQGYASLDALPAGQIGQESELVYLYQRAVFCLTKANLTERYRDIDTTQPGSKKAESLETTIDDLWRDAQWALRRIQGQDHAIVALI, from the coding sequence ATGGATTTTATTGCTCCCCAACCCGCAAAAGAGACGGATGAGACCATCAGCAGTGATCCGTTTTTTCCGGCTGTCCGCCTCGTCCGCTACCGGGATGAGATGCGTACTGACGGCACCGTGACCCCCGCCCGTTTAAAGCAGGCTATCGCCAACGCCATTGTCGAAGCCAACCGCGAACTGAACCGCTGGCGACTGGTGAATGTCGCCCAGGGTTACGCCAGCCTGGACGCCCTGCCGGCCGGCCAAATCGGACAAGAAAGCGAACTGGTCTACCTCTATCAACGGGCGGTGTTCTGCCTGACCAAAGCCAACCTGACCGAACGCTACCGCGATATTGACACCACCCAGCCCGGCAGCAAAAAGGCCGAGTCACTGGAAACCACCATTGATGACCTGTGGCGCGATGCGCAATGGGCACTGCGCCGCATTCAGGGGCAGGATCATGCCATCGTGGCGCTGATTTAA
- a CDS encoding phage major capsid protein, P2 family, producing MKTDTRFKFNAYLTRLGEIHGVDAGAFSGKVEVQPSVAQTLEDEIQRSAEFLQKVNVVPVSEQSGQAIGLGIGSTVAGTTDTDSQDRITTDPTRLTAVEYKCEQTNFDTSLSYAKLDLWAKFRDFQLRIRNAIIRRQALDRIMIGFNGTQRAKTSNRAQYPMLEDVNIGWLEKVRKDAPDHVISSITDDQGKVISAVIRIGKGGDFHNLDALVMDSVNNAIDAEYQDDTELVVICGRELLADKYFPLVNQAQPNTEQMAADIIISQKRIGHLPAVRVPYFPPKALFITRLDNLSIYYQDGTRRRTVLDNPRRDRIENFESVNEAYVVEDYRGVALIEHIEMLPVKGTAPQAPLKGNEAQHVPSTGSETQ from the coding sequence ATGAAGACCGATACCCGCTTTAAATTTAATGCCTACCTGACCCGACTGGGCGAAATCCACGGGGTGGATGCCGGCGCGTTCAGCGGCAAGGTGGAAGTGCAGCCGTCCGTTGCCCAGACACTGGAAGACGAGATCCAGCGCAGCGCCGAGTTCCTGCAAAAAGTGAACGTGGTGCCCGTCAGCGAACAATCCGGTCAGGCTATCGGCTTGGGCATTGGCTCCACCGTAGCCGGTACCACAGACACCGACAGCCAGGATCGTATCACCACTGACCCGACCCGCCTGACCGCCGTTGAGTACAAGTGCGAACAGACTAACTTTGATACCAGCCTCAGTTACGCCAAGCTCGACCTGTGGGCCAAGTTCAGGGATTTTCAGCTGCGTATCCGCAACGCCATCATTCGCCGTCAGGCACTTGACCGCATCATGATCGGCTTTAACGGTACCCAGCGGGCAAAAACCTCCAACCGGGCGCAATACCCCATGCTGGAAGACGTCAATATTGGCTGGCTGGAAAAAGTCCGCAAGGATGCCCCGGATCATGTCATCAGCAGCATCACTGACGACCAAGGCAAGGTGATTTCCGCCGTGATCCGTATCGGCAAAGGCGGCGATTTCCATAACCTGGATGCACTGGTGATGGACAGCGTCAATAACGCCATTGACGCGGAATATCAGGACGATACCGAACTGGTGGTGATTTGTGGCCGTGAGTTGCTGGCTGACAAATACTTCCCGCTGGTCAACCAGGCCCAGCCCAATACCGAGCAAATGGCCGCAGACATCATTATCAGCCAGAAGCGCATTGGCCACCTGCCGGCCGTGCGTGTGCCGTACTTCCCGCCCAAAGCGCTGTTCATTACCCGGCTGGATAACCTGTCCATCTACTATCAGGACGGTACCCGCCGCCGCACCGTGCTGGATAACCCGCGCCGTGATCGCATCGAAAACTTTGAATCAGTCAATGAAGCCTACGTGGTGGAAGATTATCGTGGTGTGGCCCTGATTGAACACATTGAGATGCTGCCGGTGAAAGGAACCGCCCCACAAGCCCCGCTGAAAGGCAACGAGGCGCAACACGTCCCGTCAACTGGCAGCGAGACGCAATAA
- a CDS encoding phage virion morphogenesis protein yields the protein MDNDELQPLDTALTALLTQLSPASRKQLSRDIARDLRRSQMQRIRAQRNPDGSRYTQRKAKVLTVQRGMKFVWRGETRTLKNWQIRKGKNGKVITGYDADRKGVRTFYRDDIQRILEKKSDRLTTRKTSAKTRMFKKLATARYLRLSATDREAVIFFAPKAAAVARVHQFGLKERMHGKNIEVHYPARRLLGLTTQDIQHIEEQILAHLTR from the coding sequence ATGGACAATGACGAGCTGCAACCACTGGACACTGCACTGACCGCCTTACTGACCCAACTGTCGCCAGCCAGCCGCAAGCAACTGTCACGGGATATCGCGCGGGACTTGCGCCGCAGCCAGATGCAGCGCATCCGCGCCCAGCGCAATCCTGACGGCAGCCGCTATACCCAGCGCAAGGCCAAGGTGCTGACCGTCCAGCGCGGCATGAAGTTTGTCTGGCGCGGGGAAACCCGCACGCTGAAGAACTGGCAAATCCGCAAGGGCAAAAACGGCAAGGTGATCACCGGCTATGATGCCGACCGCAAAGGGGTACGGACGTTCTACCGCGACGATATCCAGCGCATACTGGAAAAGAAAAGCGACCGCCTCACTACCCGCAAGACCAGTGCAAAAACCCGCATGTTCAAGAAGCTGGCCACCGCCCGTTACCTGCGCCTGTCTGCCACTGATCGGGAAGCAGTTATCTTCTTTGCCCCCAAGGCGGCGGCCGTCGCACGTGTTCACCAGTTCGGCTTAAAAGAACGGATGCACGGCAAAAATATTGAAGTCCACTATCCGGCTCGCCGCCTGCTGGGGCTGACCACGCAGGATATCCAACATATCGAAGAACAGATTTTAGCGCACCTCACCCGCTGA
- a CDS encoding tail protein X has translation MRVRAQQHDTVDALCWRHYGYTQGVTERVLDANPGLADRGAILPHGTEIELPDMTPAPVTPMIQLWD, from the coding sequence ATGCGGGTACGGGCACAACAACATGACACGGTAGATGCCTTGTGCTGGCGTCACTACGGCTATACACAGGGTGTCACCGAGCGGGTACTGGATGCCAATCCCGGTCTGGCCGACAGGGGCGCCATCCTGCCTCACGGCACCGAGATTGAGCTGCCGGACATGACACCCGCCCCGGTGACACCCATGATCCAATTATGGGACTGA
- the gpM gene encoding phage terminase small subunit — MTSPWRRHRMRLQAAAAAQLSGDALQGHNGYNQMLLMLGQHRRQLKGIQSNESKAALKRKLLPHYIPWVTGVLQAGQGVQDDVLMYVMLWRMDAGEYDGALDIADYALQFHLVMPSGHKRTTGCVVAEEMAAAAQRSYSAKAPMPLATLERTVTLTHDQDMPDEVRAELYKWLGYSQRDNDLPQPAYCSLSRALELNNRVGVKKDLEQLTRVIRNQNAGT, encoded by the coding sequence ATGACCAGCCCGTGGCGACGTCACCGGATGCGGCTACAGGCTGCGGCCGCTGCTCAACTGAGCGGCGATGCCTTGCAGGGCCACAACGGCTATAACCAGATGTTGCTGATGCTGGGGCAACACCGCCGGCAATTGAAGGGTATCCAGTCCAACGAAAGCAAAGCCGCGCTGAAACGCAAACTGTTGCCCCATTATATTCCGTGGGTCACCGGTGTCTTACAGGCCGGCCAAGGGGTTCAGGATGATGTGCTGATGTATGTCATGCTGTGGCGTATGGATGCCGGGGAGTATGACGGTGCGCTGGATATTGCCGACTATGCCCTGCAATTTCATCTCGTCATGCCGTCGGGGCATAAACGTACCACCGGTTGCGTGGTGGCCGAAGAAATGGCCGCCGCCGCCCAGCGCAGTTATAGCGCCAAGGCACCGATGCCGCTGGCCACACTGGAACGCACCGTGACCCTGACCCATGATCAGGACATGCCCGATGAAGTGCGGGCAGAACTGTACAAATGGCTCGGCTACAGCCAGCGGGATAATGACCTGCCGCAACCTGCCTATTGCTCCCTGAGCCGGGCACTGGAACTGAACAACCGTGTCGGCGTGAAAAAGGACTTGGAACAACTCACCCGGGTGATCCGCAACCAGAACGCCGGCACTTAA
- a CDS encoding GPO family capsid scaffolding protein, which produces MATKSKPFRICVEGATTDGRKIQRAWLNQIADNYDPSTYGARINQEHYNYSWSPRFGDVESVYTEEIKDGKLAGKLGLYGVLSPTDELVAMNRKRQKVYTSAEINLDFADSGGAYLVGLAVTDSPASLGTEMLQFSAGAAINPLTARKQHPDNIFTAAEETVLEFVELPADNDKPSLFSRVQAFFQKKQQSDDARFADIHQAVELCAQEQQTTAETVTTLVQQLGEFSALKQKQATLEIQLNDLTTRLSRQDNNPTHRPFSQGSQHADAPTAEHLTNC; this is translated from the coding sequence ATGGCAACAAAATCCAAACCCTTTCGTATCTGTGTGGAAGGTGCCACCACCGACGGCCGTAAAATCCAGCGTGCGTGGCTGAACCAGATTGCGGACAATTACGACCCGAGCACCTACGGCGCCCGCATCAATCAGGAGCACTACAACTATTCATGGAGTCCGCGCTTTGGTGATGTCGAATCCGTCTACACCGAAGAAATCAAGGACGGCAAACTGGCCGGCAAGTTAGGCCTGTATGGGGTGCTCTCCCCCACCGATGAACTGGTGGCAATGAACCGCAAGCGCCAGAAAGTCTATACCTCCGCCGAAATCAACCTTGATTTTGCCGACTCCGGCGGCGCGTATCTGGTGGGACTGGCCGTCACTGACAGTCCGGCCAGCCTCGGCACCGAAATGTTGCAGTTCAGCGCCGGGGCGGCCATCAATCCGCTGACCGCCCGCAAACAGCACCCGGACAATATTTTTACCGCCGCCGAAGAGACGGTGCTGGAATTTGTCGAACTGCCGGCTGACAACGACAAGCCGTCCCTGTTCTCCCGTGTGCAGGCGTTCTTCCAGAAAAAGCAGCAATCCGACGATGCCCGTTTTGCTGACATCCATCAGGCCGTCGAACTGTGCGCCCAGGAGCAACAAACCACGGCCGAGACCGTCACCACACTGGTGCAACAGCTGGGCGAATTTTCTGCCCTCAAACAGAAACAGGCCACGCTTGAAATCCAGTTGAATGATCTAACCACCCGGTTGAGCCGGCAAGACAACAACCCCACACACCGACCATTCTCACAGGGATCGCAACACGCCGATGCCCCCACTGCCGAACACCTGACCAACTGCTAA